From the Carassius carassius chromosome 45, fCarCar2.1, whole genome shotgun sequence genome, one window contains:
- the rnf208 gene encoding RING finger protein 208 has protein sequence MSCLRRQPVTIPMDTVKIIQSEKFPRECPVPMTQPRYAPPPRVAWDGGGEGEVIVNRACGDLSMEVNGNTVVPPRPLVSPPAPILRREASYLAQRKTSTSDICYHQFHYKMDDVIVNQYVLRSSSTSSSSSSTSSGPVMPCEPLDCPTCGHTYNFAGKRPRILSCLHSVCEECLQILYESCPKYKFISCPTCRRETVLFTDYGLAALAINTSILSRLPPDPAGTVQWGSDGDRSCYQTVRQYCQSACTCQIANPLSSCGIM, from the coding sequence ATGTCCTGCCTGCGGCGCCAACCTGTGACCATCCCCATGGACACTGTCAAGATTATCCAATCGGAGAAGTTCCCTCGTGAGTGTCCGGTCCCCATGACCCAGCCTCGCTACGCCCCACCTCCCCGCGTCGCTTGGGATGGAGGAGGTGAGGGGGAGGTGATCGTCAACCGAGCATGTGGTGACCTGTCCATGGAGGTCAACGGCAACACCGTGGTTCCACCCAGACCCCTAGTGTCTCCTCCTGCCCCCATCCTCCGCCGGGAAGCCAGTTATCTTGCTCAACGCAAGACCAGCACATCCGACATCTGCTACCACCAGTTCCACTACAAGATGGACGACGTCATCGTCAACCAGTACGTGCTCCGCTCTTCCTCCACCTCttcctcttcatcttccacctCCTCAGGCCCAGTGATGCCGTGTGAACCGCTGGACTGCCCCACCTGTGGACACACCTACAACTTTGCAGGCAAGCGCCCACGCATCCTGTCCTGTTTGCACTCGGTGTGTGAGGAGTGCCTGCAGATCTTATACGAGTCCTGTCCCAAGTACAAGTTCATCTCCTGCCCCACTTGCCGCCGTGAGACAGTGCTCTTCACCGACTACGGGCTAGCCGCGCTGGCCATCAACACCAGCATCCTCAGCCGGCTGCCACCTGACCCAGCGGGGACTGTGCAGTGGGGCAGCGACGGGGACCGCAGCTGCTATCAGACAGTGCGCCAATACTGTCAGTCAGCTTGCACTTGCCAAATTGCCAACCCTCTTTCCTCCTGTGGCATCATGTAG